From Bombyx mori chromosome 10, ASM3026992v2, a single genomic window includes:
- the LOC101740557 gene encoding NCK-interacting protein with SH3 domain isoform X1: protein MGDTQNDDFEMLKALFDFEATLAKTLSFSEGEYFHLQQSNTKQRNWWHVVNRKGQVGFVPSNYVATVKVEAEYLLAFLSDCIKNLNESSSHSQKQDLLIKIIERKKQVQMFVKPHSKKQQAPKPPPRLDDSTPPNGVSPSFDLRPVVSQQQISEERDSPPKSSSTNDENDDTRSKCDLKNIKQHSFDTDNQDDSQDSSESIKPNAIYEIVQAVRKETQLSHEMSKVAVETVLISLREFLPGGAARSIIDALLREANSNITCPKNAIDAAPDALRMMTALNALSKAANDAQQRGWALHDDSHDIQTQLLELISVMSNADVNISQHVLSSHRYVYVTTLVQYYQMETRWPLRQLLLQAFGIMCGLERTALATLALSSLPAEIARDMRDNPRAVSRLSHSALLLSMVLSMGDKLPVTHFEQLGLEFAQFLLELLEDPPETDVDEQIPDLFSTLLLAYNLQFENPFDNILLNALETRDMAKTFCEKVLLLLNREEDPVRIFEHEPAPTHSVLKLVIDLFSRKKTADHFYTNDVKVAIDIVVRQLADLSPGDTRRQQYLKILQGVIRNTDYGSHLHRRDDLLRCFARIFCEEGECSREDQALVRAISNEFPQFFKA, encoded by the exons ATGGGAGATACACAAAACG ATGATTTCGAAATGCTCAAAGCCTTATTTGATTTTGAAGCCACATTGGCAAAAACGTTAAGTTTCTCGGAAGGTGAATATTTTCATTTGCAACAGAGCAACACTAAACAACGAAACTGGTGGCATGTTGTTAATAGGAAAGGTCAGGTCGGCTTTGTGCCCTCTAATTATGTAGCTACAGTCAAG GTAGAGGCGGAGTACCTGTTGGCTTTTTTGAGCgattgtattaaaaatttaaacgaaAGCAGCTCGCACTCTCAAAAGCAGGACctattgattaaaattattgaaagaaaaaaacaagtgCAGATGTTTGTGAAGCCGCATTCTAAAAAACAGCAAGCACCAAAGCCTCCGCCAAGGCTAGATGACAGCACTCCTCCAAATGGAGTGTCGCCTTCATTTGATCTTAGGCCTGTTGTATCTCAACAGCAGATCAGCGAAGAGAGGGATTCACCACCAAAATCATCAAGCACCAATGATGAAAATG ATGATACAAGGAGTAAATGTGATCTCAAAAACATCAAGCAGCACTCTTTTGACACTGATAACCAGGATGATAGCCAAGATAGCAGTGAGAGTATTAAGCCAAATGCAATATATGAAATTGTTCAAGCTGTGCGGAAAGAGACTCAGCTTAGTCATGAAATGTCAAAGGTTGCTGTTGAAACTGTTCTCATTTCGCTAAGA GAGTTCCTACCTGGTGGTGCTGCAAGATCCATTATAGATGCATTACTTCGTGAGGCCAATAGTAATATAACCTGTCCGAAGAATGCTATTGATGCTGCTCCTGATGCATTGAGGATGATGACTGCATTGAATGCACTTTCCAAAGCAGCTAATGATGCTCAACAAAGAGGCTGGGCATTGCATGATGACTCACATGACATACAAACACAATTGCTTGAACTGATCTCCGTTATG TCAAATGCTGATGTCAACATATCCCAACATGTGTTGAGCAGTCATCGATATGTTTATGTGACAACTTTGGTACAGTATTATCAGATGGAAACTCGGTGGCCCCTACGTCAGCTACTGTTACAG GCATTTGGTATAATGTGCGGCCTAGAGCGTACAGCCCTAGCAACATTGGCGCTGTCATCGTTACCGGCGGAGATTGCTCGAGACATGCGCGACAACCCTAGGGCCGTCAGCCGTCTCTCTCACTCCGCTCTGCTACTCTCCATGGTTCTATCTATGGGAGACAAACTTCCGGTCACACATTTCGAGCAGCTCGGCCTTGAATTTGCACAATTTTTGCTGGAGTTGCTTGAAGATCCACCGGAAACCGATGTCGATGAACAGATACCTGATTTGTTTTCAACTCTCCTTTTGGCCTACAACTTGCAGTTTGAGAACCCATTCGACAACATATTGTTGAATGCATTGGAAACAAGGGACATGGCCAAAACATTCTGTGAGAAAGTGCTCTTGTTACTCAATCGTGAAG AAGACCCGGTGCGTATTTTTGAGCACGAGCCGGCACCTACTCATTCTGTTCTCAAACTGGTGATTGACTTGTTTAGTCGTAAAAAAACCGCAGACCACTTTTATACTAATGACGTAAAGGTCGCCATAGATATAGTTGTGAGGCAACTGGCCGATCTCTCGCCTGGTGATACG CGTCGCCAGCAATACTTGAAGATTCTCCAAGGTGTTATTCGGAACACTGACTACGGTTCTCACCTGCACCGCAGAGACGACCTGCTGCGTTGTTTCGCTCGCATATTCTGCGAAGAAGGTGAATGCAGTCGAGAGGATCAAGCTCTGGTCAGGGCTATTTCCAACGAGTTCCCGCAGTTTTTCAAGGCCTAA
- the LOC101740557 gene encoding NCK-interacting protein with SH3 domain isoform X2 — MGDTQNDDFEMLKALFDFEATLAKTLSFSEGEYFHLQQSNTKQRNWWHVVNRKGQVGFVPSNYVATVKVEAEYLLAFLSDCIKNLNESSSHSQKQDLLIKIIERKKQVQMFVKPHSKKQQAPKPPPRLDDSTPPNGVSPSFDLRPVVSQQQISEERDSPPKSSSTNDENDDTRSKCDLKNIKQHSFDTDNQDDSQDSSESIKPNAIYEIVQAVRKETQLSHEMSKVAVETVLISLREFLPGGAARSIIDALLREANSNITCPKNAIDAAPDALRMMTALNALSKAANDAQQRGWALHDDSHDIQTQLLELISVMSNADVNISQHVLSSHRYVYVTTLVQYYQMETRWPLRQLLLQAFGIMCGLERTALATLALSSLPAEIARDMRDNPRAVSRLSHSALLLSMVLSMGDKLPVTHFEQLGLEFAQFLLELLEDPPETDVDEQIPDLFSTLLLAYNLQFENPFDNILLNALETRDMAKTFCEKVLLLLNREGDLFAVSLRVDPITNCLRASKQARGVVVPVVRGHGVLPSCHFCNAFIVDTTSLES; from the exons ATGGGAGATACACAAAACG ATGATTTCGAAATGCTCAAAGCCTTATTTGATTTTGAAGCCACATTGGCAAAAACGTTAAGTTTCTCGGAAGGTGAATATTTTCATTTGCAACAGAGCAACACTAAACAACGAAACTGGTGGCATGTTGTTAATAGGAAAGGTCAGGTCGGCTTTGTGCCCTCTAATTATGTAGCTACAGTCAAG GTAGAGGCGGAGTACCTGTTGGCTTTTTTGAGCgattgtattaaaaatttaaacgaaAGCAGCTCGCACTCTCAAAAGCAGGACctattgattaaaattattgaaagaaaaaaacaagtgCAGATGTTTGTGAAGCCGCATTCTAAAAAACAGCAAGCACCAAAGCCTCCGCCAAGGCTAGATGACAGCACTCCTCCAAATGGAGTGTCGCCTTCATTTGATCTTAGGCCTGTTGTATCTCAACAGCAGATCAGCGAAGAGAGGGATTCACCACCAAAATCATCAAGCACCAATGATGAAAATG ATGATACAAGGAGTAAATGTGATCTCAAAAACATCAAGCAGCACTCTTTTGACACTGATAACCAGGATGATAGCCAAGATAGCAGTGAGAGTATTAAGCCAAATGCAATATATGAAATTGTTCAAGCTGTGCGGAAAGAGACTCAGCTTAGTCATGAAATGTCAAAGGTTGCTGTTGAAACTGTTCTCATTTCGCTAAGA GAGTTCCTACCTGGTGGTGCTGCAAGATCCATTATAGATGCATTACTTCGTGAGGCCAATAGTAATATAACCTGTCCGAAGAATGCTATTGATGCTGCTCCTGATGCATTGAGGATGATGACTGCATTGAATGCACTTTCCAAAGCAGCTAATGATGCTCAACAAAGAGGCTGGGCATTGCATGATGACTCACATGACATACAAACACAATTGCTTGAACTGATCTCCGTTATG TCAAATGCTGATGTCAACATATCCCAACATGTGTTGAGCAGTCATCGATATGTTTATGTGACAACTTTGGTACAGTATTATCAGATGGAAACTCGGTGGCCCCTACGTCAGCTACTGTTACAG GCATTTGGTATAATGTGCGGCCTAGAGCGTACAGCCCTAGCAACATTGGCGCTGTCATCGTTACCGGCGGAGATTGCTCGAGACATGCGCGACAACCCTAGGGCCGTCAGCCGTCTCTCTCACTCCGCTCTGCTACTCTCCATGGTTCTATCTATGGGAGACAAACTTCCGGTCACACATTTCGAGCAGCTCGGCCTTGAATTTGCACAATTTTTGCTGGAGTTGCTTGAAGATCCACCGGAAACCGATGTCGATGAACAGATACCTGATTTGTTTTCAACTCTCCTTTTGGCCTACAACTTGCAGTTTGAGAACCCATTCGACAACATATTGTTGAATGCATTGGAAACAAGGGACATGGCCAAAACATTCTGTGAGAAAGTGCTCTTGTTACTCAATCGTGAAG gtgatctgttcgctgtttcgcttcgagtagatccgattactaactgccttcgtgcaAGCAAGCAAGCAAGAGGGGTCGTTGTACCCGTTGTACGGGGGCACGGCGTGCTGCCTTCGTGTCATttctgcaatgcttttatagtcgatacgacatccctagaatcatag
- the LOC101740557 gene encoding NCK-interacting protein with SH3 domain isoform X3, with translation MGDTQNDDFEMLKALFDFEATLAKTLSFSEGEYFHLQQSNTKQRNWWHVVNRKGQVGFVPSNYVATVKVEAEYLLAFLSDCIKNLNESSSHSQKQDLLIKIIERKKQVQMFVKPHSKKQQAPKPPPRLDDSTPPNGVSPSFDLRPVVSQQQISEERDSPPKSSSTNDENDDTRSKCDLKNIKQHSFDTDNQDDSQDSSESIKPNAIYEIVQAVRKETQLSHEMSKVAVETVLISLREFLPGGAARSIIDALLREANSNITCPKNAIDAAPDALRMMTALNALSKAANDAQQRGWALHDDSHDIQTQLLELISVMSNADVNISQHVLSSHRYVYVTTLVQYYQMETRWPLRQLLLQAFGIMCGLERTALATLALSSLPAEIARDMRDNPRAVSRLSHSALLLSMVLSMGDKLPVTHFEQLGLEFAQFLLELLEDPPETDVDEQIPDLFSTLLLAYNLQFENPFDNILLNALETRDMAKTFCEKVLLLLNREVKARSSRRRYGRLLVSLPPTRRPGAYF, from the exons ATGGGAGATACACAAAACG ATGATTTCGAAATGCTCAAAGCCTTATTTGATTTTGAAGCCACATTGGCAAAAACGTTAAGTTTCTCGGAAGGTGAATATTTTCATTTGCAACAGAGCAACACTAAACAACGAAACTGGTGGCATGTTGTTAATAGGAAAGGTCAGGTCGGCTTTGTGCCCTCTAATTATGTAGCTACAGTCAAG GTAGAGGCGGAGTACCTGTTGGCTTTTTTGAGCgattgtattaaaaatttaaacgaaAGCAGCTCGCACTCTCAAAAGCAGGACctattgattaaaattattgaaagaaaaaaacaagtgCAGATGTTTGTGAAGCCGCATTCTAAAAAACAGCAAGCACCAAAGCCTCCGCCAAGGCTAGATGACAGCACTCCTCCAAATGGAGTGTCGCCTTCATTTGATCTTAGGCCTGTTGTATCTCAACAGCAGATCAGCGAAGAGAGGGATTCACCACCAAAATCATCAAGCACCAATGATGAAAATG ATGATACAAGGAGTAAATGTGATCTCAAAAACATCAAGCAGCACTCTTTTGACACTGATAACCAGGATGATAGCCAAGATAGCAGTGAGAGTATTAAGCCAAATGCAATATATGAAATTGTTCAAGCTGTGCGGAAAGAGACTCAGCTTAGTCATGAAATGTCAAAGGTTGCTGTTGAAACTGTTCTCATTTCGCTAAGA GAGTTCCTACCTGGTGGTGCTGCAAGATCCATTATAGATGCATTACTTCGTGAGGCCAATAGTAATATAACCTGTCCGAAGAATGCTATTGATGCTGCTCCTGATGCATTGAGGATGATGACTGCATTGAATGCACTTTCCAAAGCAGCTAATGATGCTCAACAAAGAGGCTGGGCATTGCATGATGACTCACATGACATACAAACACAATTGCTTGAACTGATCTCCGTTATG TCAAATGCTGATGTCAACATATCCCAACATGTGTTGAGCAGTCATCGATATGTTTATGTGACAACTTTGGTACAGTATTATCAGATGGAAACTCGGTGGCCCCTACGTCAGCTACTGTTACAG GCATTTGGTATAATGTGCGGCCTAGAGCGTACAGCCCTAGCAACATTGGCGCTGTCATCGTTACCGGCGGAGATTGCTCGAGACATGCGCGACAACCCTAGGGCCGTCAGCCGTCTCTCTCACTCCGCTCTGCTACTCTCCATGGTTCTATCTATGGGAGACAAACTTCCGGTCACACATTTCGAGCAGCTCGGCCTTGAATTTGCACAATTTTTGCTGGAGTTGCTTGAAGATCCACCGGAAACCGATGTCGATGAACAGATACCTGATTTGTTTTCAACTCTCCTTTTGGCCTACAACTTGCAGTTTGAGAACCCATTCGACAACATATTGTTGAATGCATTGGAAACAAGGGACATGGCCAAAACATTCTGTGAGAAAGTGCTCTTGTTACTCAATCGTGAAG ttaaagcccggtccagcaggcgtcgctacggtcgattattagtctccctaccccccaccag AAGACCCGGTGCGTATTTTTGA
- the LOC101740557 gene encoding NCK-interacting protein with SH3 domain isoform X4, producing MGDTQNDDFEMLKALFDFEATLAKTLSFSEGEYFHLQQSNTKQRNWWHVVNRKGQVGFVPSNYVATVKVEAEYLLAFLSDCIKNLNESSSHSQKQDLLIKIIERKKQVQMFVKPHSKKQQAPKPPPRLDDSTPPNGVSPSFDLRPVVSQQQISEERDSPPKSSSTNDENDDTRSKCDLKNIKQHSFDTDNQDDSQDSSESIKPNAIYEIVQAVRKETQLSHEMSKVAVETVLISLREFLPGGAARSIIDALLREANSNITCPKNAIDAAPDALRMMTALNALSKAANDAQQRGWALHDDSHDIQTQLLELISVMSNADVNISQHVLSSHRYVYVTTLVQYYQMETRWPLRQLLLQAFGIMCGLERTALATLALSSLPAEIARDMRDNPRAVSRLSHSALLLSMVLSMGDKLPVTHFEQLGLEFAQFLLELLEDPPETDVDEQIPDLFSTLLLAYNLQFENPFDNILLNALETRDMAKTFCEKVLLLLNREVKARSSRRRYGRLLVSLPPTRWLF from the exons ATGGGAGATACACAAAACG ATGATTTCGAAATGCTCAAAGCCTTATTTGATTTTGAAGCCACATTGGCAAAAACGTTAAGTTTCTCGGAAGGTGAATATTTTCATTTGCAACAGAGCAACACTAAACAACGAAACTGGTGGCATGTTGTTAATAGGAAAGGTCAGGTCGGCTTTGTGCCCTCTAATTATGTAGCTACAGTCAAG GTAGAGGCGGAGTACCTGTTGGCTTTTTTGAGCgattgtattaaaaatttaaacgaaAGCAGCTCGCACTCTCAAAAGCAGGACctattgattaaaattattgaaagaaaaaaacaagtgCAGATGTTTGTGAAGCCGCATTCTAAAAAACAGCAAGCACCAAAGCCTCCGCCAAGGCTAGATGACAGCACTCCTCCAAATGGAGTGTCGCCTTCATTTGATCTTAGGCCTGTTGTATCTCAACAGCAGATCAGCGAAGAGAGGGATTCACCACCAAAATCATCAAGCACCAATGATGAAAATG ATGATACAAGGAGTAAATGTGATCTCAAAAACATCAAGCAGCACTCTTTTGACACTGATAACCAGGATGATAGCCAAGATAGCAGTGAGAGTATTAAGCCAAATGCAATATATGAAATTGTTCAAGCTGTGCGGAAAGAGACTCAGCTTAGTCATGAAATGTCAAAGGTTGCTGTTGAAACTGTTCTCATTTCGCTAAGA GAGTTCCTACCTGGTGGTGCTGCAAGATCCATTATAGATGCATTACTTCGTGAGGCCAATAGTAATATAACCTGTCCGAAGAATGCTATTGATGCTGCTCCTGATGCATTGAGGATGATGACTGCATTGAATGCACTTTCCAAAGCAGCTAATGATGCTCAACAAAGAGGCTGGGCATTGCATGATGACTCACATGACATACAAACACAATTGCTTGAACTGATCTCCGTTATG TCAAATGCTGATGTCAACATATCCCAACATGTGTTGAGCAGTCATCGATATGTTTATGTGACAACTTTGGTACAGTATTATCAGATGGAAACTCGGTGGCCCCTACGTCAGCTACTGTTACAG GCATTTGGTATAATGTGCGGCCTAGAGCGTACAGCCCTAGCAACATTGGCGCTGTCATCGTTACCGGCGGAGATTGCTCGAGACATGCGCGACAACCCTAGGGCCGTCAGCCGTCTCTCTCACTCCGCTCTGCTACTCTCCATGGTTCTATCTATGGGAGACAAACTTCCGGTCACACATTTCGAGCAGCTCGGCCTTGAATTTGCACAATTTTTGCTGGAGTTGCTTGAAGATCCACCGGAAACCGATGTCGATGAACAGATACCTGATTTGTTTTCAACTCTCCTTTTGGCCTACAACTTGCAGTTTGAGAACCCATTCGACAACATATTGTTGAATGCATTGGAAACAAGGGACATGGCCAAAACATTCTGTGAGAAAGTGCTCTTGTTACTCAATCGTGAAG ttaaagcccggtccagcaggcgtcgctacggtcgattattagtctccctaccccccaccaggtggcttttttag